In one window of Skermanella rosea DNA:
- a CDS encoding PAS domain-containing protein, producing the protein MVDRDMRGVMAMLETLALMPALQQDDFATVHQQASRITERYGMVIILTDRSGKQRLNTRVPWNTPLPSFLDDDVARSVFETRMPHVSDLLIGPLSGTEAVGIVVPVLHADKVAYFLIASLPPKRIEEILIQARIGDGRTATVADRRGKLLTRVPAPEHPGRGMASAGPGEDGPGEAGLVSGYSRSDLTGWTATVTLPGHAVDAEAMAGLRSPVLLGGALLALSALLAYGLGLRMSRAAKLLTLAGSALRGGEAVPRIRTGWREANEIGLALTTAFQKLDEGSTALRAAENHSRLLKLSSPVGIFRTDPEGRCTGVNERWCEISGARPEQALGNGWTDFLHPGDHDRVFSEWRRSAFENRPFRLEYRFRTPSGETTWVLGEALVERDDAGEITGFVGTTTDITAIKLLQRRLIDAEEQLARAMTAGRMFAFDWDIGTDSVRRSESCAEILGLGGDATADTGQNFFASVHAEDRDGFAATVARLEPASPNYTVSYRYRRPDGAVAWLEESAAAVFDRDGRKVRLTGITADVTARKQAEAALRESEERLRFSLDAAVIGTWQMDVADGRMAWSDIQYRLFGIDPATPTPSLNAFGALMEPEDRAALLDRIDQAIRTGEGFELDFRIRRPADPTRGAEEIRWLAIRCGVQRNAAGRPERIIGVNWDITERKTAEAILRDSNAALEARVAERTRALTDAARELTAEIRRREETQAALLQSQKLEALGQLVSGVSHDFNNILAVIQSSYSLLRRRIDVPEQVRILDLGEQAVVRATGLIHHLLAFARREETQPTLVDLTAILRESEDMICHTAGSGVRCAFDLQGDLWPVIVDPSRLNAVLLNLAANARDAMPDGGELEITVRNQPADERTGSREGILISVKDSGVGMTPDVVARASEPFFTTKPRGRGTGLGLASAHALTVQSGGKLRILSAVGAGTTIELYLPRAQILAHGDETLPDAGSAPPEGGATILLVDDDDSLRALTAHLLRDLGYAVIEAQSAETAIALAHLTDTLDIVVTDIMMPGDSGPVLGNRLRLDRPNLPVLFISGDRHDTVPDGERLLRKPFSKTELAEAVRERLDLLPSALPAGSVAAPDKLRNRLRNSRLRDAYERWKTARGADGHLPSPDLFPSGDPLVADDGFLVEAIGSGRTREFRYLRIGDTLARRLGRPLVGELVDDGGDELGSAGASYRRCVESESPSYEYARYAIADDAPLLFERLLLPLSEEGSAVTHILGVACFTDLASSDLQQRRRP; encoded by the coding sequence ATGGTCGATCGGGACATGCGGGGCGTCATGGCGATGCTGGAGACGCTGGCCCTGATGCCGGCCCTCCAGCAGGATGATTTCGCGACCGTCCACCAGCAGGCGAGCCGGATCACCGAGCGCTACGGAATGGTCATCATCCTGACCGACCGGTCCGGAAAGCAGCGACTCAACACGCGGGTCCCCTGGAACACGCCGCTTCCGTCCTTCCTGGACGACGATGTCGCGCGGTCCGTTTTCGAAACCAGGATGCCCCACGTATCCGACCTGCTGATCGGACCGCTCTCCGGAACCGAGGCCGTCGGCATCGTCGTGCCGGTCCTGCACGCCGACAAGGTCGCCTATTTCCTGATCGCGAGCCTGCCGCCGAAGCGCATCGAGGAAATCCTGATCCAGGCGCGCATCGGCGACGGCCGGACCGCCACGGTCGCCGACCGCAGAGGCAAGCTCCTGACCCGCGTGCCGGCCCCGGAGCACCCGGGCCGGGGCATGGCCTCCGCCGGCCCCGGAGAGGACGGCCCCGGAGAGGCCGGTCTCGTTTCGGGCTACAGCCGGTCCGACCTGACGGGATGGACCGCGACCGTCACCCTGCCCGGCCATGCCGTCGATGCCGAGGCCATGGCCGGGCTCCGATCTCCCGTCCTGCTGGGCGGCGCGCTTCTCGCCCTCTCCGCCCTCCTGGCCTATGGCCTGGGCCTGCGCATGTCGCGGGCCGCCAAACTGCTGACCCTGGCCGGCAGCGCCTTGCGCGGCGGCGAAGCCGTCCCCCGGATCCGCACCGGCTGGCGGGAAGCCAACGAGATCGGCCTGGCCCTCACCACGGCCTTCCAGAAGCTGGACGAGGGGTCGACGGCGCTGCGCGCCGCCGAGAACCACTCCAGGCTCCTGAAACTCAGCTCCCCGGTGGGGATCTTCCGCACCGATCCCGAGGGGCGCTGCACCGGCGTCAACGAGCGCTGGTGCGAGATATCCGGCGCCCGGCCGGAGCAGGCGCTCGGCAACGGCTGGACCGACTTCCTGCATCCCGGGGACCATGACCGGGTCTTCTCGGAATGGCGGCGCAGCGCCTTCGAGAACCGGCCCTTCCGTCTCGAATACCGTTTCCGCACGCCGTCGGGCGAAACCACCTGGGTTCTGGGCGAAGCCCTGGTCGAACGGGACGATGCGGGGGAGATCACCGGCTTCGTCGGCACCACCACGGACATAACCGCGATCAAGCTGCTGCAACGCCGGCTGATCGACGCCGAGGAGCAGCTGGCCCGCGCGATGACCGCCGGCCGCATGTTCGCCTTCGACTGGGACATCGGGACCGACAGCGTGCGCCGGAGCGAGAGCTGCGCGGAGATCCTCGGCCTGGGCGGAGATGCGACGGCGGACACCGGACAGAATTTCTTCGCGTCCGTCCACGCGGAGGACCGCGACGGGTTCGCCGCCACCGTGGCGCGGCTGGAGCCGGCTTCCCCGAACTACACCGTCTCCTACCGCTACCGGCGCCCGGACGGCGCGGTGGCCTGGCTCGAGGAGTCCGCGGCGGCCGTCTTCGATCGGGACGGCCGCAAGGTCCGCCTGACCGGGATCACCGCCGACGTCACCGCCCGCAAGCAGGCCGAGGCCGCGTTGCGCGAGAGCGAGGAACGCCTGCGCTTCTCGCTCGACGCCGCCGTGATCGGCACCTGGCAGATGGACGTGGCCGACGGCCGGATGGCCTGGAGCGATATCCAGTACCGCCTCTTCGGGATCGATCCGGCCACGCCGACACCAAGCCTGAACGCGTTCGGAGCCCTGATGGAGCCGGAGGACCGCGCCGCCCTGCTGGACCGAATCGATCAGGCGATCCGGACGGGGGAAGGGTTCGAACTGGATTTCCGCATCCGGCGCCCGGCGGACCCGACCCGGGGCGCCGAGGAGATCCGCTGGCTGGCGATCCGGTGCGGCGTGCAGCGGAATGCGGCCGGCAGGCCCGAGCGCATCATCGGCGTCAACTGGGACATCACCGAGCGCAAGACCGCCGAGGCCATCCTGCGCGACAGCAACGCGGCCCTGGAGGCGCGGGTCGCCGAACGCACCCGCGCCCTGACCGACGCCGCCCGGGAACTGACGGCGGAGATCCGCCGACGGGAGGAAACCCAGGCGGCGCTGCTGCAGTCCCAGAAGCTGGAAGCGCTGGGCCAGCTGGTCAGCGGCGTCTCGCACGACTTCAACAACATCCTGGCCGTCATCCAGAGCAGCTACAGTCTGCTCAGGCGGCGGATCGACGTTCCGGAGCAGGTCAGGATCCTCGACCTGGGAGAGCAGGCGGTGGTCCGGGCGACCGGCCTGATCCATCACCTGCTGGCCTTCGCCCGGCGCGAGGAAACGCAGCCGACCCTGGTGGACCTGACCGCCATCCTGCGCGAAAGCGAAGACATGATCTGCCACACCGCGGGCAGCGGGGTGCGCTGCGCCTTCGATCTCCAGGGCGATCTCTGGCCGGTGATCGTCGATCCCTCCCGTCTGAACGCGGTCCTGCTGAACCTCGCCGCCAACGCCCGCGACGCCATGCCGGACGGCGGCGAGCTGGAGATAACCGTCCGCAACCAACCCGCCGACGAGCGCACGGGCTCGCGCGAAGGGATCCTCATCTCCGTGAAGGACAGCGGCGTGGGCATGACGCCCGACGTGGTCGCCCGGGCGTCGGAACCCTTCTTCACCACCAAGCCGCGCGGCCGGGGCACCGGCCTCGGCCTCGCCTCCGCCCATGCCCTGACCGTGCAGTCCGGCGGCAAGCTGCGCATCCTCAGCGCCGTCGGGGCCGGCACCACGATCGAGCTGTACCTGCCCCGCGCCCAGATCTTGGCGCACGGGGACGAAACGCTGCCGGATGCCGGATCGGCCCCGCCGGAGGGCGGTGCCACGATCCTGCTGGTCGACGACGACGACAGCCTCCGCGCGCTGACCGCGCACCTGCTGCGCGATCTCGGCTACGCGGTGATCGAGGCACAGAGCGCCGAGACCGCGATCGCCCTGGCGCATCTCACGGACACGCTGGACATCGTCGTGACCGACATCATGATGCCGGGCGACTCCGGCCCGGTGCTGGGAAACCGGCTGCGGCTCGACCGGCCGAACCTTCCGGTCCTCTTCATCAGCGGCGACCGCCACGACACCGTGCCGGACGGCGAACGGCTGCTCCGCAAGCCGTTCAGCAAGACGGAACTGGCCGAGGCCGTCCGGGAACGGCTGGACCTCCTGCCGTCGGCATTGCCGGCCGGGTCCGTGGCGGCGCCGGACAAGCTTCGCAACCGATTGAGGAACTCCCGCCTGCGCGATGCCTACGAACGCTGGAAGACGGCGCGCGGCGCGGACGGCCACCTGCCGAGTCCCGACCTCTTCCCGTCCGGCGACCCGCTCGTGGCCGACGACGGTTTCCTGGTCGAGGCGATCGGCAGCGGCCGTACCAGGGAGTTCCGTTACCTGAGGATCGGCGACACCCTTGCCCGACGGCTGGGCCGGCCGCTGGTGGGGGAACTGGTCGACGACGGCGGCGACGAGCTGGGTTCCGCCGGAGCCTCGTACCGGCGCTGCGTCGAGTCGGAGTCGCCCTCCTACGAATACGCCCGCTACGCGATCGCCGACGACGCGCCGCTGCTGTTCGAGCGGCTGTTGCTGCCGCTTTCGGAGGAGGGTTCCGCGGTGACCCACATCCTGGGCGTCGCCTGTTTCACCGATCTCGCGAGTTCCGACCTCCAACAGCGGAGAAGGCCATGA
- a CDS encoding efflux RND transporter permease subunit: MIAWFARHPTAANLLMLFLLVIGLVTAPSLRRETFPDFTLSQVQIQVPYPGASAEEVEEAVCQRIEDAVAGVSGVDEVRCESREGLAAAIIDMVEGGNPDRFLEDVKAEVEAITTFPDLVERPVIKRLNLTDRVVSIAITGPMSVPDLKIYAEGVRERLLRLPEVSEATLTGFSQRQIRVELDQGALRAHGLSVADVAGIIGRQSLDQPAGTLETEERSLTVRFADERRTVRQLTDLVVIGGTGGGEVRLGAIAAITERFELDEAKTLFDGERAAMLRVTKTKQQDTLRVMAAVRGFVEQELRTAPPGVGYALTQDVSSIVQDRLDMLTGNAFQGIALVFLSMWLFFSLRYSFWVAMGLPVALAGTVFAMQFMGLSINMITMVGLLIALGLLMDDAIVIAENVATKLAAGLPPMEAVIDGTREVASGVFASYVTTVCVFGPLILMQGDIGKVMAVLPVVLIIALTVSIVEAFLILPHHLAKSIPPGGERRNAVRVRLDRGFDFVRDRLLGGLVDRAVEWRYLTLGLVICAVLVSAAMLAGGTVKFRAFPQIDGNVLEARILLPQGTPLARTEEVVDRVTGALDRVAAHLAPRQPDGAALVRAVTVRFNENQDAYETGPHLASVSADLLTAERRDGTIDEITALWRAEIGPLPDVLALTFKEAQVGPGGLPIDIRLAGGDLDRLKAASLELQDWLGRYRGVEDLSDDLRPGKPEMGLRLREGIFGQGLDSAALATQLRAAYFGQTAAELQVGSESIEVDVRLAAADRTTLADLEDFPVTLPDGSQAPLRSIAVLEPDRGYARIGRIDGRRTVIVRGEIDTRIANANEVIADTRARFLPELSARYPEIDITLEGQEREQGKTGESLKHGFMIGLFGIFVLLSLQFRSYVEPVIVMVAIPMALIGVVWGHWLAGFDVSMPSMIGFVSLAGIVVNDSILLVEFVKLRAREGRDVVSAARIASRQRFRAVLLTSLTTIAGLLPLLAERSLQAQVLQPLVVSLVFGLLASTVLVLLVVPSLYAILHDFGLTALAREDREAAAAAMAAAE, encoded by the coding sequence CAGATCCAGGTCCCCTACCCCGGCGCCAGCGCGGAGGAGGTCGAGGAGGCGGTCTGCCAGCGCATCGAGGACGCGGTCGCCGGCGTCAGCGGCGTGGACGAGGTCCGCTGCGAGTCGCGCGAGGGGCTGGCCGCCGCGATCATCGACATGGTCGAGGGCGGCAACCCCGACCGCTTCCTGGAGGACGTCAAGGCCGAGGTCGAGGCGATCACCACCTTCCCCGACCTGGTCGAGCGGCCGGTGATCAAGCGGCTCAACCTGACCGACCGGGTGGTGTCGATCGCCATCACCGGCCCGATGTCGGTGCCCGACCTGAAGATCTACGCCGAGGGCGTGCGCGAGCGCCTGCTGCGCCTGCCGGAGGTGTCGGAAGCGACGCTGACCGGCTTCTCCCAGCGCCAGATCCGGGTCGAGCTGGACCAGGGCGCGCTGCGCGCCCACGGGCTGAGCGTCGCCGACGTCGCCGGCATCATCGGCCGCCAGAGCCTGGACCAGCCGGCCGGCACCCTGGAGACGGAGGAGCGCAGCCTGACCGTCCGTTTCGCCGACGAGCGGCGGACCGTGCGCCAGTTGACCGACCTCGTCGTGATCGGCGGGACCGGCGGCGGCGAGGTGCGGCTGGGCGCCATCGCGGCGATCACCGAACGGTTCGAGCTGGACGAGGCCAAGACACTGTTCGACGGCGAGCGCGCCGCCATGCTCCGCGTGACCAAGACCAAGCAGCAGGACACGCTCCGGGTCATGGCCGCGGTCCGCGGCTTCGTCGAGCAGGAGCTGCGCACCGCCCCTCCCGGCGTCGGCTACGCGCTGACCCAGGACGTCTCCTCCATCGTGCAGGACCGGCTGGACATGCTGACCGGCAACGCGTTCCAGGGGATCGCGCTGGTCTTCCTGTCCATGTGGCTGTTCTTCAGCCTGCGCTATTCCTTCTGGGTCGCCATGGGCCTGCCGGTGGCGCTGGCCGGCACCGTCTTCGCCATGCAGTTCATGGGCCTGTCGATCAACATGATCACCATGGTGGGCCTGCTGATCGCGCTGGGCCTGCTGATGGACGACGCCATCGTGATCGCCGAGAACGTGGCGACCAAGCTGGCCGCGGGGCTGCCGCCGATGGAGGCGGTGATCGACGGCACGCGCGAGGTCGCGTCGGGGGTTTTCGCTTCCTACGTGACCACGGTCTGCGTGTTCGGGCCGCTGATCCTGATGCAGGGCGACATCGGCAAGGTGATGGCGGTCCTGCCGGTGGTGCTGATCATCGCGCTGACGGTCAGCATCGTCGAGGCCTTCCTGATCCTGCCGCACCATCTGGCGAAGAGCATCCCGCCCGGCGGCGAGCGGCGGAACGCGGTGCGGGTCCGGCTCGACCGCGGGTTCGACTTCGTGCGCGACCGGCTGCTCGGCGGCTTGGTGGACCGGGCGGTGGAGTGGCGCTACCTGACCCTGGGGCTGGTGATCTGCGCGGTGCTGGTGTCCGCCGCCATGCTGGCCGGCGGCACCGTCAAGTTCCGGGCCTTCCCTCAGATCGACGGCAACGTGCTGGAGGCGCGCATCCTGCTTCCCCAGGGCACGCCGCTGGCCCGGACCGAGGAGGTGGTGGACCGGGTGACCGGGGCGCTCGACCGCGTCGCGGCGCATCTCGCCCCGCGCCAGCCCGACGGCGCCGCCCTGGTGCGGGCGGTGACCGTGCGCTTCAACGAGAACCAGGACGCCTACGAGACCGGGCCGCACCTCGCCTCGGTCTCCGCCGACCTGCTCACCGCCGAGCGGCGGGACGGCACGATCGACGAGATCACCGCCCTGTGGCGGGCCGAGATCGGCCCCCTGCCCGACGTGCTGGCCCTGACCTTCAAGGAGGCGCAGGTCGGCCCCGGCGGCCTGCCGATCGACATCAGGCTGGCCGGCGGCGACCTGGACCGGCTGAAGGCGGCCTCCCTGGAACTCCAGGATTGGCTGGGCCGCTACCGGGGCGTCGAGGACCTGTCCGACGACCTGCGCCCCGGCAAGCCCGAGATGGGGCTCCGCCTGCGCGAAGGCATCTTCGGCCAGGGGCTCGACTCGGCGGCACTCGCGACCCAGCTCCGGGCAGCATATTTCGGCCAGACCGCGGCGGAGCTTCAGGTCGGCAGCGAATCGATCGAGGTCGACGTCCGGCTGGCAGCCGCCGACCGGACCACGCTGGCCGACCTGGAGGATTTCCCGGTCACCCTGCCCGACGGAAGCCAGGCGCCGCTGCGCTCGATCGCGGTGCTGGAGCCGGACCGCGGGTATGCCCGGATCGGCCGGATCGACGGCCGGCGCACCGTGATCGTCCGGGGCGAGATCGATACCCGCATCGCCAACGCCAACGAGGTGATCGCCGACACGCGGGCGCGCTTCCTGCCCGAGCTGAGCGCCCGCTACCCGGAGATCGACATCACGCTGGAGGGCCAGGAACGCGAGCAGGGCAAGACCGGCGAAAGCCTCAAGCACGGATTCATGATCGGCCTGTTCGGCATCTTCGTGCTGCTGAGCCTGCAGTTCCGCAGCTATGTCGAGCCGGTCATCGTCATGGTCGCGATCCCGATGGCGCTGATCGGCGTGGTCTGGGGGCACTGGCTGGCCGGCTTCGACGTGTCCATGCCGAGCATGATCGGCTTCGTCTCGCTGGCCGGCATCGTGGTCAACGACTCGATCCTGCTGGTCGAGTTCGTCAAGCTCCGCGCGCGCGAGGGACGCGACGTCGTGTCGGCCGCCCGGATCGCCAGCCGCCAGCGCTTCCGCGCGGTGCTGCTGACCTCGCTGACCACCATCGCCGGGCTGCTGCCGCTGCTGGCCGAGCGAAGCCTCCAGGCCCAGGTGCTCCAGCCGCTGGTGGTCAGCCTGGTGTTCGGCCTGCTGGCGTCCACCGTCCTGGTGCTGCTGGTGGTCCCGTCGCTCTACGCGATCCTGCACGATTTCGGCCTGACCGCGCTCGCCCGGGAAGACCGCGAGGCGGCGGCCGCGGCGATGGCGGCCGCCGAGTGA
- a CDS encoding PAS domain-containing protein, producing MNDASGVDFDMPDLAGVVERLPPSEVDALPFGAIRLDANGEVAFYSAAEARLSGYGARPALGRPFFSDMAPCMDNEAFRGRIESARAAGKFDLEFGWIGDFADRSRELQVRIQPASDGGCWIFIRRD from the coding sequence ATGAACGACGCATCCGGAGTCGACTTCGACATGCCCGATCTCGCCGGCGTCGTCGAACGGTTGCCGCCGTCCGAGGTCGATGCGCTGCCGTTCGGGGCGATCCGCCTCGACGCCAACGGCGAGGTTGCCTTCTACAGTGCCGCGGAGGCCCGGCTTTCCGGCTACGGGGCCCGTCCGGCGCTCGGCCGGCCGTTCTTCTCCGACATGGCGCCCTGCATGGACAACGAGGCTTTCCGCGGCCGGATCGAGAGTGCCAGGGCAGCCGGGAAGTTCGACCTGGAATTCGGCTGGATCGGCGATTTCGCCGACCGCTCGCGGGAGCTCCAGGTGCGCATCCAGCCCGCCTCGGACGGCGGCTGCTGGATCTTCATCCGGCGCGACTGA